The DNA window GCTTCTCTGTCGACATAGTATTCCGTGATGTATTTGTAGACTTCCTTTACCTGCCTTATGTTGTTCAACTGCAGGTATTTTAGCAGAGCCTTTCTCCTTTCTATCTCTTCGAGCATATCTGTAAAGCTCCTTCCTGTCCTGTAGGCAAAACGGTGAAGCATCACGCTTCTTCTTGTGTAATCATAGAAGATGTCCTCAGTAGGACTCCATTCGAAGACGCTGACATATTTAGCAAAGTCTTCTATCTCCCATACGTTTGTTACCCTTCTGCCGAAAGGCACACCTGCTACCGTCTTTGGCAGCACCACCCTTTCCAGCATCAGTGCAACGTTCATGAGCGGTATGTAACTCTCAGCTACATTCATCGGTGGGCTTGTCAATCTCTTCACTGCTGTGTCAAGAGATTCGCCATGTATTGTGCAGTTGCTGCTGATTATTCCGAAACCATGCATGAAATTATGACTTTCGCCTACGTTTATGAAATCATACACATCTCCTGAAAATGGTATGGGTTCTATATCTACGATCTCTTCATACCTGACAGCGTTTTCTTCATCAATGGCAAGTCCTCTGTGTATGTTTTCCAGAATGGACATTTCTCGTTGTGATTTGTGCAGGCTGAGAATTGTGTTTGAACCAGTTGCCTCGGTGATTACAAATGGCATTCTTCCGTTTGACAATGACACACTTTGCTCAAGCAGCGAATAGAGTTCTCTTCCCAGCGAGAATTCGGTCAGGAACTTCTCAAGACTCTTTCCTCTTGCCACAGTTAGTTGGACATTGCCACTCTTTCCTTCCCTGCCCAGTAAGATATGGTATCCGAGCCCAAGCATAAGATAGTAAATTCCATAGGCGAGGTCCTTGCTTCTTGTGACTGTACTGATATAGACCTCTCTATCAGCTCTCCTGAATGCTGATCCATTACCCAAGAAATATGCGTCGAGAGCTTCTCTTACTAGCTCATCAGGAAGGTTGAACAGCATATCAGGTACCTTCTTGTCGTAGTTGTTGGAGCCGCATTTCAGAATTTCGGTGAAGAATGAGCTAACGACCTTGTCTTTGACCCTTAACACTGTATGTTTTCCGCTCTTATCTTTCTTCAATTCAGCCTTTGCGCCCAATATTCTTTCAACTGCGTTGCTGACTTCATCAATTATGCTTGTTTCCTTGGCATCGAATGAGAAGACAACTGTGTCAGCTGAAACTTTCCCTCTGGCCAAGTAATAACCTATTAGTCGGCAGAGCTCTCTATCTATATGAATGGAAGAATTGATTTTGTAGGTAAGCTTGTCGGATCTGAGATGGCTTCTCTTTTGCACATCTGTTCTTTCGATAGCTTTGGTCAGGTCTATTTGCATAGGATAGCTAGATTTGTTGAGGCGGAAGTTATTCGGGACAAGCAACAGGTCGCTAAGTTTGACCTTCTTTGCTGGAACTCTTTGTATAATGTTTCCCCTCAGTACCAGCATGGGATGGTCCTCGGTAACAGTGGCTTCATTTCCGTCTCTTGTACGGAAGCGCATAAGGTTACCGTTGAATCTCCTCCTGGAGATTCCGCCGATTTTTGCAGTGATCATCCTGTTTTGCTCGGCATCGAATGTAGGTACTTCGACCGTTACGCTGGGTGCAATTATCTCATGATTGTTTGTTAGTAGGATAGAGGAATTGGGTTTAAGGCTATTGTAAAGGTCTTCAATCGAGGATAGGTTTGTAGACCCATCTACGGTTGATACGACCCTTTCCCAGGGGGGAATACAAAGACCACCATGCCCTGTAGCCACAGCCTGAAAGAGGACGAAAGCTTCTTCTCCTCTTACCTCACCTACTATCAGGAAGTCAGGCCTATATCTGAGCGAAGTCCTCACCAGGTCGAAGAGGGATACCTCACCAACCTTGTTTCCGGTAAGCCCATAACTCTCCCTGCTCGTAAATTGAACCCAGTTTTCGGTTGGGACATTGATTTCAGCTGTCTCTTCTACAGTTACCACCTTGTACCCTGGCTTGATAAGGCCAGCTATTGCGTTAAGTATGGTTGTCTTACCGGCTGCTGTACCTCCTATGACAAGTATTGAAGCTCTGTTCTCCATCATAAGCCAGAGATAGGCTGCTATGCTGTCGCTTACAGTGTTAAGGTTCATGAGGTCGATTATCGAGTAAGGCTCTTCCCTGAACTTCCTGATTGTAAATGTAGAGCCCTTTGGTGATATCTCTTCCCTGAAGCTGGCAGCCAGCCTGTGCTTGCCGAATATCATTGCATCGACTATCGGAAATGCTGATGAGACATGCTTTCCAGATTTGTGGGCCAGCTTGACTATGAAGTCGTCAAGAGCCTTTCTGTCGGTGAACTTTATCGAAGTCGGTACAGATTCGTACCTTCTGTGCCATATGTAGATGTTTGAATTTACACCATCGCATGAAATATCTTCAATCCTCCAGTCGTTCATGAGGGTATGAATAGGTCCATAGCCGAGCAGGTCTCTTTCAAGGTAATAGTTTATCTTCTCCCTGACGTGCTGGTCAAGAAGCATCGGGAACTTCTTAACATATTTCTTCATTATTCTCTTTGCTTCCTCAAGCAGAGCAACTTTGATATCTTCCTGCTTTTCCAAGGATGAAGGATTGATCTCCACTGAGACTATCTCGATTATCTTGTCGAGTATGATTTGCTCCTGTTCAGTCAGAGTGATCTCCTGGACAAAATATTCTAGAGAGCCTCCGCTCTCGGGAAGTTTTGCTATGACAACACCTGAAAACGGCTCCTTTATCCAGTATTTTTCTATCACTTCTGCAGTCTCAGGAATCGGTTCGTTAACATATCCAAATTTCACAGTTGGTTCTACCGTTGGTAAAAGACCTTTGACAACTCCTTGTTCCTGCCTCTGCTTCTGCTTCTTTTTCGCAGGCCTGAGTATGCTTACCATTAGCGTTTTCGATGTGACTTTGACATTTTATTTAATAAGGGTTATGCGCTCCTGTGATTATGAAATAAACAAACTTTTTATCCTTTATTAGTCCAGAGAGGTAGAAACTTCTGAGCGACTAATCCATGTCACGATTACCCTGGTTATGTAACATTTTACCAGCAATTTGGTAATAATGAGGGCTAGTGGTCAATGAGTATATATTGATGTTCGTCTGAGCTGACTTCTGCGGAGAAGGATGGAATGAGTATAGAAGCTGACCCATCTGCAAAAAGAGGGCAGAAGACATCTACAAGACTCAGGTACACTGATGAGTACATCATGCTGAGAAACAAGATAATGGATGCGTGTACTGAGTCAGGGATGAATGTTCTCAGGGTTATAAGACCCCCATACCTGAACGGACTCTGGCTTGTCATTACTCAGACTGTGACCGACGAGGCTTATATGAGGTTAAGGAAGTTAGTGATGAGAATGGGTCTTACGCCTTACAACATATTCATAAGAGAGGTCGGTTCGGGCGAAAGCACATTGTGCATAACCCTGAAAGAATCTGGATTCCCCTCGGCTGATTCCTGGTAAGAAGAATTATTTTGATTTAAACGGGGAACATTACGTGGAGTCGTAACCATAAAAACAAGCATTGTCACCAACCGTTGGCTTTATTCCTTTGCAATTACTGGTACAGACTAGCTCCTATGATCGTTATAGTGTATCAGCTGTTCTTCTGGCAGGATCAGATATAGCATGAAGAAACTTGTTTTTAGGGCTGTGATCAACGACAACTGTAAATGAATGTTTGGTGTCACGACTTCATTTGTCAAAGTCAACAAACATACAAGAAGGAAGCGGTTCATACAACTTGATGTCTTATAATCGAAATTATGGTCAATGAGGTTAATATTTTCCATTTTCGGTTGCAACAAGGCAATGAGTAAGTCTTACATTTGTCGGTTTTACTCACCAATAACGAGCGGTAGTCGGTATCTGAAGGTAAACAAAGCGTCTCAGCCGCTCAAGATAAGCACTTGGCCTCTGCTGAAGTGGATTAAGGAGGGGATAATTAAGGTCGTGAAACCAGGCAAAGAATACCCTGTGCTGGAAAAGAGAAGTAAGGAGGCTGCTTCAGGTTGATTGAGTGAAGAGCTATACCACATGAACGTAAGGCAGGTAATGGAATACTACATCCAGTAAGTAAATGATCTGCTTGGCCTAGGCTGGGAATCGCTGTGGATTGGAAACATAGCCAAGACAGCTAACATCTATGTGGTCTATAGGAGGATAATCTGTGTATTTACCCTCGGACTACCGTACTTGCTGAGACACCTTTATGGGTTCACTTAGCAGCCTGTTGATCAAGGCTGAGTAAGCTCTAGTGCTTGACGTCTATCCCTATCCCTATACGGTCATTAGAACCACGAATCATTTAGGTTAACGACTTTTAACAAACTTGTGCTCAAGTGATTAATCTTCAGGTTAAAGTTATTGATAATGAGGCTTTGTCAGCTTGTGCACCGATTGGTCATTTAAAGGTCGATGCATTGCTGATTCATGTCGACCTTCTTCTCTGCTAGCTAGGGAGGGAGATGGGCTGGCCCGCTTCAGCAATGCATGCGTCTTTAAGTGCCAGCCGGGGGATAAGGGAAGACGCAGACTGAGCAGGCCGGTGGAAGATGGAGCGAGCCTACCGAGCTCCTGTCACGGAGAGGATTGTCTCGAAGCGCCAGAAGCAAGGATGGTGAGCGAAGTCGATAAGCCGGAAGGCTCATTCTTGCTTCTCCTCTTTCCAACGGTTTGAGGTGCACAGGCTCAAAATGAAAGGCAGGATTGAAAACGATTAAATGTCAGCATGTTGAACGGCTCGCTGGTGTCTTGCCTCCAGCCAATAAGGAAGAAGTGATGTTCCAGATAGAGATCCTTTACGACTTCATGGACGAAGGTGTTAAGGATAAGGACGACTTTGTGGCAAAAAAGATAGCTGAGAACTTCAAGCTCAGCCTAGATGAGGCAAAAAAGTATGTTCAGGAATACAAGACACTTACAAAATCATGAGTATTTGAAGCATTCAGAGCAGTAGATGAGAGCAAAGCCATCTCTTCAGACTCAGGAAGGGGTCACTGGTCTGGGTCAGAGCTTGCTCCTGAGCTCTCTTCTGATGCTTCTCCGAGGTTCTTCACGTCGAACTCAAACGCGTTTGTAGACTTTGCTACATTACCAAGAACTTCAGCCAGAAGATTACCCAGAAATATTTCATCCACCCAACTCTCTTTGGGCCTGAAATTCACACGGAACGAAAATATTTTTTCGGACACGGTCAAGACATCAAAAAGCCTATTCAAAAACATATAGGAACCAAATCATTTTGGAGGATAGTTAGGCCCTTCACCGCCGGCGCAGCCAACTACACCCTTAACCCTGTTGAGAAAGGAGGGGCATACAAAACAGGCCAGAAAAGGTATCTCTGTCTTTGCGACAGGGCAGTCTACGGCTTCCTTTTTCATCGTTGCTATCATCTTGTTGCTGACAGCTCCTTTAAGCTGAGCCGTTATTTCTTTCGGAATCTTGTACTGGTTCTTTGTCACATAGACCGGCACCTTATATTTTGCTTCGACCATTATTCTCGCGTTCCCAAGAAGACGGAATAAGTTATAATTCTTTCTCAGATGTGAGCAAGAAAGCTCCGACCTTCAGAGAGGAGATGAATTGCTAAAAGTATATAAGAGATGCATAGAAGAGCAGAAGATATCCCCCTAACCTATGTGGAGCCGAGAAACACATCGAAAGAGTGTTCTCGGTGTGGAAGCATAGGTATTAGAGAGGGAAAGCTGTTCAAGTGTCTGAACGGACACGTTGACCATGCCGATGTGAACGCATCGTTCAACATTGCGTTGCGTCCTCCTTCAATGGAAAGCATTGGTCGATTGCATGCAGACAGAGATGCATGCAAGGGGAGCACTGATACCCCCAGAGAGGCAACTCCGAGGACGACGGAGACCTCAGAACCCCCGAAGCTTCAGCAAGGGGAGTATGTCAGTGTGCAGAAATGTTTATGCAAGAATAGAAAAGATTAAAGCTGAGAAAGATGACAAAATTTTCTGCACATGCCTGTTCAGAAGTATGATTACTTGATAGTTGGCGGAGGAATTTCAGGAGCTTTTGCTGCGTATGAAATAAGAAAGAACGACAGAAAAGGATCGGTTGCGATCATAAGCTCCGAGACACATCTGCCATATGACAGAGTACCTTTATCAAAGGAGTTTGTTCGCTGGGAGAGAGGCTTCGATGAACTTTTCTTCAGAAGGGAGGGCTACTATCGAAGGAATGACATAGATGTAATACTGGGTCATTCTGCTGTCAGACTGGAAAGAAAGGAAAAGACGATTGTGCTTGATGATGGTAGGAAGTTTCGATACGGTAAGGTCCTTCTTGCTACAGGAGGAAAGCCCAGGAAGCTCGAAATCCCTGGCTCAGGCCTTGAAGGGGTCTACTACCTCAGGACTGTGGAAGACAGCGTTGCGATAAGGCAGAGCATACCCTATGCAGAACATGCAGTTGTAATAGGCGGAGGGTTCATAGGCTGCGAGCTAGCTGCCAGTTTGAACAGCAAGGGTGTTGATGTGACAATACTTGAGGTGACTCCGCAAATACTTGGTAAGGCTGTAGATGCAAAGACGAGTGAATGGATCAAGAAGTACCACGAAAGCAAGGGGACAAAGGTGCTGACCAATGTGAAGGCAACTTCCATAGACGGAAAAGAAGGGCGTGTAGCATCTGTAAGAACTGATACAGGGAAGGTACTTGACGCTGACCTGGTAGCAATAGGGGTTGGAATAAAACTGAACAGTAGCATTGCAGAATCTGCAGGTCTGAAGGTTGAAAATGGGGTGCACGTAAACGAAAAAATGCAGGCAGATGCAAGCGATGGTATTTATGCTGCGGGCGATATAGCCAACTTCTACCTGCCTCTTCTTGACAGAAGAATGAGAGTTGAGCATTATGACGTCGCAGAAAAGCAGGGTAGGGTTGCAGGGATTAACATGTCCGGAGGCGAAGGTGTGTACAATGAGCCCCCATACTTCTTCTCCGACCAGTATGACCTAAACATAAACGCCTTTGGGGACCTCTCCCATCCTTCCAGAATAGTCACAAAGGGAAAGATGAGCAGAGAAGGCTTCATGCAGTACTATTTTGAAGGAAAGAGACTTGTAGCACTACTAGCTGTTAATGCTGACTGGGATGAGATAGAGCAAGAGAAGGCGAAGATAGGCGAAGAGCATGCGGAGCTGCTGTGAAAAGCTTCTCAGGGAAGAGTTACAGTCAGAGGGTAATAAACCCCTTCGGCCGTCATAACAGTTATCTGCACATCCTGGCCTGACTGAAATGCTGTATTCGGTATCTTCAGGATGAAAGAGAATGAGTCTCCTGCATGAACCGGAATAGGCAGAGAAGAATTAAGCGCGGCCCCTGCAAAGGAAGAATATGGTATGCCATCGATGTCAACCTGGTTTATCGTCAGGTCCTGACTACCCTGATTTCTTCCAGCAACTGTCACATTCCATCCTCCTGCAATCCCTGAGGCGTAGTGAGTAGTGATGCTAAGCTGAAGTTTGCTGTATTTTGAAAACTGGCCTGTCATGGCTCCAGCCCAGAAGGCGACAGCGATTCCTATTGCGACTGCGACTGAGATCAGAATTACAGTTGCAATGACTGGAGTCACCGCCCTCCTTTTACTCATATACCAATTTATCAAGGTCAAATATGAATATTATAAACTTGTTCAGAGTAACTTCCCTGACTTAGTTTCGTAATTCCTTTCTGAACATTACGTAAGTGCATTCATCAAACCATCTATGAATCTACATTGCTTGTACTGTTAAGGTTAAAATACCCCGTTTTCTAATCTACCTGATATCTGTTGGTTCAGCAGAACGCAGGGAACGATTTTCTGACGCTTGAAGATATCCAGCCTGAGAATAAGACGATACTGGTGAGGGCTGACCTGAACACCCCTGTGGATAGCAGGGGGAGGCTTATCGAGAGAATGAGAATTGAGGAGGCTGCTGTTACTCTCAGGGACCTTTCAAGGTCAAAGGTTGTCATATGCAGCCACCAGGGCAGAGTGGGAAGAAGCGATTACGTGTCTATGGAGCAGCATGCTCAGGCGCTAGGCGAAGTCCTTGGCAGAAAGGTTGAGTTCATAGATGACGTTCATGGGCCAGCAGCCAGGCAGAGGATAAAGGAGTTAAATCAGGGAGAAGTGCTTATGCTCGATAATCTCAGGTTCTGTGCTGAGGAAGCGCAGGAGTACTCCCCTGAGCAGGCTGTGAAGACTCAGATAGTTATGAAGCTTGCACCGCTCTTCGACGGGTTTGTACTTGATGCCTTTCCAACCGCCCACAGGGCCCATCCGTCTATAGTAGGCTTTCCTGAGCTGCTACCGACAGCAGGAGGAAGGCTTGTCGTGAAGGAGCTAAAAGCTGTCAGCAGGATACAGCAGGTGGAAAAAGGTCCTTTTATTGCGGTGCTGGGTGGAAGCAAGGTCAGTGACAGACTTGAAGCAATAACTGCTCTGATTGAGAACAAGAGAGCGGATAAGGTTCTGCTCTGTGGCCTTGCGGGGCTGACTTTCCTAAAGGCTGTTGGCAAATATAAGCCTGACCTGGGAATAAGCGATGGCCAGTCAGCTGTGGCCAAGGCATCAAGGCTTCTTGAGGAATATCCTGATGTGTTTGAGATGCCGATTGATGTAGCTATTGAAGAACAGGGAGGAGGCAGGAAGGAGGTTGATGTTGATTCTCTTCCGCCAGATGCAAAGGCTCTCGATATAGGTACAAAGACGATTTACAGCTATGAAAAGGTGATAAGAAGCGGGGGAACAGTC is part of the Conexivisphaerales archaeon genome and encodes:
- a CDS encoding ATPase, T2SS/T4P/T4SS family is translated as MVSILRPAKKKQKQRQEQGVVKGLLPTVEPTVKFGYVNEPIPETAEVIEKYWIKEPFSGVVIAKLPESGGSLEYFVQEITLTEQEQIILDKIIEIVSVEINPSSLEKQEDIKVALLEEAKRIMKKYVKKFPMLLDQHVREKINYYLERDLLGYGPIHTLMNDWRIEDISCDGVNSNIYIWHRRYESVPTSIKFTDRKALDDFIVKLAHKSGKHVSSAFPIVDAMIFGKHRLAASFREEISPKGSTFTIRKFREEPYSIIDLMNLNTVSDSIAAYLWLMMENRASILVIGGTAAGKTTILNAIAGLIKPGYKVVTVEETAEINVPTENWVQFTSRESYGLTGNKVGEVSLFDLVRTSLRYRPDFLIVGEVRGEEAFVLFQAVATGHGGLCIPPWERVVSTVDGSTNLSSIEDLYNSLKPNSSILLTNNHEIIAPSVTVEVPTFDAEQNRMITAKIGGISRRRFNGNLMRFRTRDGNEATVTEDHPMLVLRGNIIQRVPAKKVKLSDLLLVPNNFRLNKSSYPMQIDLTKAIERTDVQKRSHLRSDKLTYKINSSIHIDRELCRLIGYYLARGKVSADTVVFSFDAKETSIIDEVSNAVERILGAKAELKKDKSGKHTVLRVKDKVVSSFFTEILKCGSNNYDKKVPDMLFNLPDELVREALDAYFLGNGSAFRRADREVYISTVTRSKDLAYGIYYLMLGLGYHILLGREGKSGNVQLTVARGKSLEKFLTEFSLGRELYSLLEQSVSLSNGRMPFVITEATGSNTILSLHKSQREMSILENIHRGLAIDEENAVRYEEIVDIEPIPFSGDVYDFINVGESHNFMHGFGIISSNCTIHGESLDTAVKRLTSPPMNVAESYIPLMNVALMLERVVLPKTVAGVPFGRRVTNVWEIEDFAKYVSVFEWSPTEDIFYDYTRRSVMLHRFAYRTGRSFTDMLEEIERRKALLKYLQLNNIRQVKEVYKYITEYYVDREALFRRLGIKVETAAPPPSTEAPAEIQPQQMAEEPQQPLPPQPAPEISKMTALPTEPIKMLQSGSFQILSALFEAKGPVEEEVLMKSVGLEKAEFDSLLSMLIKVGHAVEEKKGEGAEQKSYVSITPDGTRAYSLISKNVSTDTGRRGGRSQRKP
- a CDS encoding zinc ribbon domain-containing protein, with amino-acid sequence MHRRAEDIPLTYVEPRNTSKECSRCGSIGIREGKLFKCLNGHVDHADVNASFNIALRPPSMESIGRLHADRDACKGSTDTPREATPRTTETSEPPKLQQGEYVSVQKCLCKNRKD
- a CDS encoding FAD-dependent oxidoreductase, which produces MPVQKYDYLIVGGGISGAFAAYEIRKNDRKGSVAIISSETHLPYDRVPLSKEFVRWERGFDELFFRREGYYRRNDIDVILGHSAVRLERKEKTIVLDDGRKFRYGKVLLATGGKPRKLEIPGSGLEGVYYLRTVEDSVAIRQSIPYAEHAVVIGGGFIGCELAASLNSKGVDVTILEVTPQILGKAVDAKTSEWIKKYHESKGTKVLTNVKATSIDGKEGRVASVRTDTGKVLDADLVAIGVGIKLNSSIAESAGLKVENGVHVNEKMQADASDGIYAAGDIANFYLPLLDRRMRVEHYDVAEKQGRVAGINMSGGEGVYNEPPYFFSDQYDLNINAFGDLSHPSRIVTKGKMSREGFMQYYFEGKRLVALLAVNADWDEIEQEKAKIGEEHAELL
- a CDS encoding archaellin/type IV pilin N-terminal domain-containing protein → MSKRRAVTPVIATVILISVAVAIGIAVAFWAGAMTGQFSKYSKLQLSITTHYASGIAGGWNVTVAGRNQGSQDLTINQVDIDGIPYSSFAGAALNSSLPIPVHAGDSFSFILKIPNTAFQSGQDVQITVMTAEGVYYPLTVTLP
- the pgk gene encoding phosphoglycerate kinase; this encodes MVQQNAGNDFLTLEDIQPENKTILVRADLNTPVDSRGRLIERMRIEEAAVTLRDLSRSKVVICSHQGRVGRSDYVSMEQHAQALGEVLGRKVEFIDDVHGPAARQRIKELNQGEVLMLDNLRFCAEEAQEYSPEQAVKTQIVMKLAPLFDGFVLDAFPTAHRAHPSIVGFPELLPTAGGRLVVKELKAVSRIQQVEKGPFIAVLGGSKVSDRLEAITALIENKRADKVLLCGLAGLTFLKAVGKYKPDLGISDGQSAVAKASRLLEEYPDVFEMPIDVAIEEQGGGRKEVDVDSLPPDAKALDIGTKTIYSYEKVIRSGGTVFMSGPAGAFEKPEFGKGTEELLRILATSYGTTIVSGGHLSTALKIFNIHSWIDHVSSAGGALILYLAGKELPLIRSLRKSASLYRSSAYQRKEN